From Pseudoalteromonas sp. R3, one genomic window encodes:
- a CDS encoding TonB-dependent receptor: MWLTLDDNKFFYAYSLKQDWQWHLSEDHYLESGFDAKYLDAEYDYRMEAWYRLNYDGEDYRYRKTRLTASGNVFGAYVSDRWRLSDAWFAELGLRWDQQDYYGFTKRQWSPRVALLYQFAEGHRVSLSAGDYYQPEDILGLQVADGATKFHGVEKARHMILSYQGELSPGFQWRAEAYLKKLSDLRPWYENAFDIYAFLPEGQADRYQVAPQSAKVKGVELSLRHSISPQWQWQASYSWSNAQDNINGHWYPRSWDQRHSVKLASNYEFDNGWQLSGLLYFHSGWPITGESGSLVKTAGGQLEVQRSLNERNQLKLGNYKRVDVRIHKIYPLSNSELTVFFEVSNLLNFDNECCIERTSYNVNDQGQLLKKEERGHWLPVIPSFGVKWEF; encoded by the coding sequence ATCTGGCTTACTCTGGATGATAATAAGTTTTTTTATGCCTACTCCCTGAAGCAAGACTGGCAGTGGCATCTTAGCGAAGATCATTACCTGGAGTCAGGTTTTGACGCTAAATATCTGGATGCAGAATATGACTACCGGATGGAAGCCTGGTATCGGCTCAATTATGATGGTGAGGACTACCGCTACCGGAAGACCCGGTTAACCGCATCCGGCAATGTGTTTGGTGCCTATGTCAGCGACCGCTGGCGGCTCTCTGACGCCTGGTTCGCTGAGCTGGGCTTACGCTGGGATCAGCAAGATTACTATGGATTCACCAAAAGGCAATGGAGCCCCAGAGTTGCGCTTTTGTATCAATTTGCAGAAGGTCACCGGGTGTCCTTGAGCGCCGGTGATTACTATCAGCCAGAGGATATTCTTGGTCTGCAAGTGGCTGACGGTGCGACAAAGTTTCACGGTGTCGAAAAAGCCCGGCATATGATTTTGTCGTATCAGGGGGAATTAAGCCCGGGTTTCCAGTGGCGCGCCGAGGCGTATCTGAAAAAACTTTCTGATCTTCGGCCATGGTACGAAAATGCCTTTGATATTTATGCGTTCTTGCCCGAAGGTCAGGCAGACAGATATCAGGTCGCGCCTCAGTCTGCTAAAGTTAAGGGCGTTGAGCTTAGCTTGCGGCACAGTATCTCGCCCCAATGGCAGTGGCAGGCAAGTTATAGCTGGTCTAATGCACAAGACAATATCAACGGGCACTGGTATCCGCGTAGCTGGGATCAGAGGCATTCTGTGAAACTGGCAAGCAACTATGAGTTCGATAATGGCTGGCAGCTTAGTGGGTTGCTGTATTTTCACTCTGGGTGGCCTATTACCGGAGAATCTGGCTCTTTGGTGAAAACTGCTGGGGGGCAGTTAGAAGTTCAGCGTAGTCTGAATGAGCGAAACCAGCTTAAACTGGGTAACTATAAACGGGTTGATGTCCGGATCCACAAAATCTATCCTTTATCAAACAGCGAGTTAACTGTATTTTTTGAAGTGTCTAATTTACTGAACTTTGACAATGAATGTTGTATCGAGCGTACCAGCTATAACGTCAATGATCAGGGACAGCTGCTTAAAAAAGAAGAGCGGGGTCACTGGTTGCCCGTTATTCCATCGTTTGGTGTTAAATGGGAGTTTTGA
- the glnD gene encoding [protein-PII] uridylyltransferase, translated as MALPNKVKTLLDEAQTLNDYKNCQAYFYKWLNNQFSKQPVRQLINARAEFIDRLLIKLYSDTGLAQFPDLALIGVGGYGRGELHPYSDIDFLLLCKVEPGPELTESLESFMTLLWDLNLDIGHSVRTHEQVLEQKREDVHFTTSLLESRLICGNHVEFERLKSHIVETPIWQSDEFFIAKVKEQRLRRKKCHGTAYNLEPNIKENPGGLRDLQTIFWVAKKHFHAETLEELISHGYLTHEEYQELLECLENLWNIRFALHLAAGRSENRLLFDYQPHAAELLGFGSEGKASVERMMKRLFRIMSRVREMNQMLLSYFEQSILPDQSEPTVVPLDNHFERVGKKIRVKNPSVFFRRENLILLFEHIADHPEITDIDPSTIRTVRQVRRRLLGDLQDYAACRDAFMRLLKHPNGMGRAFTLMHKHGIIAAYLPQWRNIFGQMQFDLFHAYTVDEHTHKLINNIYRYFSHEHQGEFPLCSEIVTRMDKPELLYLAGIFHDIAKGRGGDHSELGAVDASAFARMHGFSSSDSKLVAWLVENHLLMSVTAQRKDINDPDVINEFASRIKNERQLDYLYCLTVADIRATNDNLWNDWKNTLLRELYLLTQRALRLGLENPMDMRDQIRDKKQQAKQRLINKEYREDLIDMIWARFKANYFTAFSEQQISWHTEYLLSRDDLSLPCVVVSEQPMHGGTQVFVYAPYEASLFAKLVAVIGSKKAQIQHAQVLTTKDGYVVFSFVILEVDGRPISGGRAKTLRRGLEVILTDPKKKIRLKKNRSQRFKDFNIKPKVVVRPHARSDRNLIEIQAVDIPGLLTKIAEVFQLHSLHIHAARITTVGERAEDFFVVSDKDYQRLSEDAKASLHRSLMKKLNAESE; from the coding sequence GTGGCACTACCAAATAAAGTAAAAACGCTTCTCGACGAAGCGCAAACCTTGAATGACTACAAAAACTGCCAGGCCTATTTTTATAAATGGCTAAACAATCAGTTTTCCAAACAACCAGTCCGGCAGCTGATCAATGCCCGAGCTGAGTTTATAGACAGGCTGCTGATCAAGCTCTACTCCGACACCGGGTTGGCTCAATTTCCCGACCTCGCCCTCATTGGCGTAGGTGGATACGGCCGCGGCGAGCTGCACCCGTATTCAGACATCGATTTTCTATTGCTCTGTAAAGTAGAGCCAGGACCCGAGCTAACAGAATCATTAGAGTCTTTTATGACTTTACTCTGGGATCTGAATCTGGATATTGGCCACAGTGTGAGAACCCACGAGCAGGTGCTGGAGCAAAAGCGTGAAGACGTGCACTTTACCACCAGCTTACTGGAAAGCCGTTTGATTTGCGGTAATCACGTGGAATTTGAGCGGCTGAAGAGCCATATTGTTGAAACGCCCATCTGGCAATCCGATGAGTTCTTCATCGCCAAGGTTAAAGAGCAGCGCCTGCGACGCAAAAAGTGCCATGGCACCGCTTATAACCTGGAACCAAATATCAAAGAGAACCCCGGAGGCCTGCGCGACCTTCAGACCATCTTCTGGGTGGCTAAAAAACACTTCCACGCTGAAACCCTGGAAGAGCTTATCAGCCACGGTTATCTGACTCATGAAGAATATCAGGAACTGCTGGAATGTCTGGAAAATCTCTGGAACATCCGTTTTGCACTACATCTGGCCGCCGGGCGCAGCGAGAACCGTCTGCTATTTGATTATCAGCCCCATGCAGCTGAACTGTTAGGGTTTGGCTCCGAAGGGAAAGCTTCCGTTGAACGAATGATGAAACGCCTGTTCCGGATCATGAGCCGGGTGCGGGAAATGAATCAAATGTTGCTGTCCTATTTTGAGCAAAGCATTTTACCGGACCAAAGCGAACCGACCGTAGTGCCACTCGACAACCACTTTGAACGTGTTGGCAAAAAAATTCGGGTCAAGAACCCTTCGGTATTCTTTCGTCGGGAAAATCTGATCTTATTGTTTGAGCACATTGCCGATCATCCTGAGATAACCGACATCGACCCCAGCACCATCCGTACGGTGCGCCAGGTTAGACGTCGTTTGCTCGGTGACTTACAGGATTATGCAGCGTGTCGCGACGCGTTTATGCGCCTGCTGAAGCACCCCAATGGCATGGGCCGTGCATTTACCCTGATGCACAAGCACGGGATCATTGCCGCTTATTTGCCACAGTGGCGCAATATCTTTGGTCAAATGCAATTTGACTTGTTCCACGCCTATACCGTGGATGAGCACACCCATAAGTTGATCAATAATATTTATCGTTACTTCAGCCATGAGCATCAAGGCGAGTTTCCGCTGTGCTCTGAAATTGTTACTCGCATGGACAAGCCCGAGTTATTGTATTTGGCCGGGATTTTCCATGACATTGCCAAAGGCCGTGGCGGAGACCATTCAGAGCTGGGGGCCGTAGATGCCTCAGCCTTTGCACGCATGCACGGCTTTTCTTCGTCCGACAGCAAACTGGTTGCCTGGCTGGTCGAAAATCACTTGCTGATGTCAGTCACCGCGCAAAGAAAGGACATCAATGACCCGGATGTGATCAACGAATTTGCTTCTCGCATCAAAAACGAGCGCCAGCTTGATTACCTCTACTGCCTGACCGTTGCCGATATTCGTGCCACCAATGACAACCTGTGGAACGACTGGAAAAATACGCTATTACGTGAGCTCTACTTACTCACCCAACGTGCTCTGCGACTTGGGCTTGAAAACCCTATGGATATGCGAGATCAGATCCGCGACAAGAAGCAGCAAGCCAAACAACGGCTTATCAACAAAGAGTACCGCGAAGACCTGATTGATATGATCTGGGCGCGCTTTAAAGCCAACTACTTTACCGCGTTTAGCGAACAGCAAATTTCCTGGCATACAGAGTACCTGCTCAGCCGTGATGATTTGAGCCTGCCTTGTGTGGTGGTCTCAGAACAACCTATGCACGGCGGCACTCAGGTATTTGTCTATGCGCCATACGAAGCCAGCTTGTTTGCCAAACTGGTGGCTGTAATTGGCTCCAAAAAAGCCCAGATCCAGCATGCGCAGGTCCTGACCACCAAAGATGGTTACGTGGTCTTTAGTTTTGTCATTCTGGAGGTTGATGGTCGGCCTATCAGCGGTGGACGAGCCAAAACTCTGCGTCGCGGCTTAGAAGTGATCCTGACCGATCCGAAGAAGAAGATTCGGCTCAAGAAAAATCGCTCACAACGTTTTAAAGACTTCAATATTAAACCTAAGGTTGTGGTCCGCCCCCACGCCCGCAGTGACCGTAACCTGATAGAGATCCAGGCAGTGGATATTCCCGGTTTGTTGACTAAAATAGCCGAGGTATTTCAATTGCATTCACTGCATATTCACGCCGCACGTATTACCACTGTGGGCGAACGCGCGGAGGATTTCTTTGTGGTCTCTGACAAAGATTATCAACGTCTCAGTGAAGATGCCAAGGCATCGTTACATCGTTCACTGATGAAAAAACTCAATGCAGAATCTGAATAA
- a CDS encoding helix-turn-helix transcriptional regulator yields MFTLVILSLGCLHGLYLSYELIRKNTANDANRMLALCIQCFVALLFFILLDESGAFYYVPHLIGLQEPVTFLLAPCFYYYVRRLTSPAYLPFVRTHLLPFFTAVLCAVPFYLLDAQSKWQFLYGDMYAPDLPAWYLDSYENVFIFGAMIQVAIYLVLSWRRLNTYQIISENNFSSLELINLNWLRRLLLMLGSLYGLWFLDEAIEVNAMACIDYGSGVGCHYDWLVGERVFFFSELGVVIVFYLMSYCGLRQPEIFIQSNQYLETDKPEADKYVNSALSESLAAELCKLIEHQVQEEKLFLNPDLTLHDLACASGHSRHHVSQAINQSKNVSFFDFINQLRVAYAQTQLLAHPNRSVLDVSLDSGFNSRSAFYGAFKRYTGVTPGEYRKQHKRLTENVS; encoded by the coding sequence ATGTTTACACTGGTCATATTATCTTTAGGTTGCCTGCATGGCTTGTATCTCAGTTATGAGCTCATCCGTAAAAATACAGCGAATGATGCTAACCGAATGCTTGCCCTGTGTATTCAGTGCTTTGTTGCGCTGCTGTTCTTTATTTTGCTCGATGAAAGTGGCGCGTTTTATTATGTCCCTCATTTGATAGGCTTGCAGGAGCCTGTTACGTTTTTATTGGCGCCTTGTTTTTACTACTATGTACGCAGGTTAACTTCGCCAGCCTATCTTCCTTTTGTACGCACACATCTGCTGCCATTCTTCACCGCTGTGCTGTGCGCAGTGCCTTTTTATTTACTTGATGCGCAGAGTAAATGGCAGTTTTTGTATGGAGATATGTATGCGCCGGATTTACCCGCTTGGTATCTGGACTCGTACGAAAATGTATTTATTTTTGGGGCTATGATCCAGGTAGCAATTTATCTGGTTTTGTCGTGGCGTCGACTTAACACCTATCAGATAATCTCAGAAAATAATTTTTCTTCACTAGAGCTGATTAATCTGAACTGGCTGAGGCGATTGCTGCTGATGCTAGGATCGCTGTATGGCTTATGGTTTCTCGACGAAGCCATTGAAGTGAATGCCATGGCCTGCATTGATTATGGCAGCGGTGTAGGTTGTCATTACGACTGGTTGGTAGGTGAACGGGTATTCTTTTTCTCCGAGCTGGGCGTTGTGATTGTGTTCTATTTGATGAGCTATTGTGGTCTGCGTCAACCTGAGATTTTTATCCAAAGTAATCAATATCTTGAGACAGATAAACCCGAAGCGGACAAGTACGTTAATTCGGCACTTTCTGAATCACTGGCGGCAGAGCTTTGTAAGCTTATTGAACATCAGGTTCAGGAAGAAAAACTCTTTTTAAACCCTGATCTGACACTGCATGATTTGGCTTGTGCGAGTGGGCATTCACGGCATCATGTATCTCAGGCAATCAACCAAAGTAAGAATGTCAGTTTTTTCGATTTTATTAATCAGCTCAGAGTTGCCTATGCTCAGACACAGCTGCTTGCGCATCCGAACAGGAGTGTTCTGGATGTGTCGCTGGACAGCGGTTTTAATTCGCGCTCTGCGTTTTACGGGGCGTTTAAACGATATACCGGAGTAACCCCGGGAGAATACCGAAAACAGCATAAACGGCTCACTGAAAATGTGTCCTGA
- a CDS encoding LysR family transcriptional regulator codes for MALHVSLQALRALEAAARHGSFKHAAEELALTPTAISHHISKLEDRLNVSLFIRQTRKIVLTDAGRLLATATSEGFTTIETALASIRQLNEVVRVSTTSSFAALTLLPELYMFNQHYPDIAVHIASGELMDCQPHTIAIRLGNIKEVKAQDRLNVEHYNLFGYQSLQAFRASGTRPVIYTTRWKNMALCKPPLEAWLAENGLNKAEFDIREFDQELFCVQQAIAEKAWVFCSETLTRRLCAMGQLRPISNTSIASELCYYIPGKNRSQTDNAKRFIAWVQELILS; via the coding sequence TTGGCTTTACATGTCTCCTTACAGGCACTCAGAGCACTCGAGGCTGCTGCACGTCATGGCAGCTTTAAACACGCCGCAGAAGAACTGGCGTTAACACCCACTGCGATCTCTCATCATATTAGCAAGCTTGAAGATCGCCTCAATGTCAGTTTATTTATTCGCCAGACCAGGAAGATAGTCCTGACCGATGCGGGCCGCTTGCTGGCAACTGCCACTTCCGAAGGATTTACAACAATAGAAACTGCACTGGCGAGTATCAGGCAACTTAATGAGGTAGTTCGGGTTAGTACCACCTCTTCATTTGCAGCACTGACATTGCTTCCGGAGCTGTATATGTTCAATCAACACTACCCAGACATCGCAGTGCACATTGCCAGCGGAGAGCTAATGGACTGTCAGCCCCATACTATTGCGATACGGCTCGGTAATATCAAAGAGGTCAAGGCGCAGGACAGGCTGAATGTGGAGCATTATAATCTGTTTGGTTATCAGAGCTTACAAGCGTTCAGAGCCTCTGGCACCCGCCCGGTTATCTACACCACCCGCTGGAAAAATATGGCACTGTGTAAACCTCCTCTCGAGGCCTGGTTGGCAGAAAACGGCTTAAATAAAGCGGAGTTTGATATCAGGGAATTTGATCAGGAACTATTCTGCGTACAACAGGCGATTGCAGAGAAAGCATGGGTATTTTGCTCAGAAACGCTCACTCGTCGGCTGTGCGCAATGGGTCAGCTAAGGCCCATAAGCAACACAAGCATAGCCTCGGAATTATGCTATTACATTCCCGGGAAAAACCGCTCCCAGACGGATAATGCAAAGAGATTTATAGCGTGGGTCCAGGAGTTGATATTATCCTGA
- the putP gene encoding sodium/proline symporter PutP, with translation METGTMISLAMYFIAMLGIGLYAYRKSTSDVSGYMLGGRSLPPSVAALSAGASDMSGWILMGLPGAMFVSGFSSTWIAIGLVIGAFLNYLLVAPRLRVYTELANDAITIPDYFANRFEDKGNALRIVSALVIIIFFTLYTSAGVVSGGKLFENSFGMSYESGLYITTGVVVLYTLFGGFLAVSLTDFVQGCIMFLALILVPAVTYSLLDNPLSVTLNDINPQLLTWVGAGGAIGIISAMSWGLGYFGQPHIIVRFMSVRSVKDMPTARRIGMSWMLVATIGAITTGLFGAAYAHENGIVVEDPETIFLILSELLFHPLIAGFLLAAILAAIMSTISSQLLVSSSSLTEDFYKIFLRKDASDKELVLVGRISVALVSLCAIYLAYDRDSTILSLVSNAWAGFGAAFGPLVLLSLFWKRMNFAGALSGMIVGAATVLFWIYGPVTVNDQPLSALIYEIVPGFIASAVAIVAVSLATSEPSVAITDKFEEMQTAL, from the coding sequence TTGGAAACAGGCACTATGATCTCACTTGCCATGTATTTCATCGCCATGCTGGGTATCGGACTGTACGCGTATCGTAAGTCAACCAGCGACGTGTCGGGTTATATGTTGGGTGGCAGAAGCCTTCCACCTAGTGTCGCGGCCTTATCTGCGGGTGCCTCGGATATGAGTGGCTGGATCCTAATGGGTCTGCCAGGCGCCATGTTTGTCAGTGGTTTCAGTAGCACCTGGATAGCCATAGGTTTGGTAATAGGTGCCTTTTTAAACTATTTATTGGTGGCACCACGTCTGCGCGTGTACACCGAACTGGCCAATGATGCGATCACCATTCCAGACTATTTTGCTAATCGCTTTGAAGACAAAGGCAATGCATTGCGTATTGTCTCGGCGCTGGTGATCATTATTTTCTTTACCCTGTATACATCAGCAGGTGTGGTTTCCGGTGGTAAACTCTTCGAAAACTCGTTTGGCATGAGCTACGAATCCGGCCTGTATATCACGACGGGTGTGGTGGTCTTATACACCTTGTTCGGCGGTTTTTTGGCGGTTAGCCTGACCGACTTTGTGCAGGGCTGTATCATGTTCCTGGCGTTAATTCTGGTGCCAGCCGTCACTTATTCACTGCTCGATAATCCGCTCAGTGTCACACTCAACGATATTAACCCTCAACTGCTTACCTGGGTTGGTGCTGGTGGTGCAATCGGCATCATCTCTGCCATGTCCTGGGGATTGGGGTACTTTGGTCAGCCACATATTATTGTACGTTTTATGTCAGTACGCAGCGTGAAAGACATGCCTACGGCGCGACGCATTGGTATGAGCTGGATGCTGGTGGCGACAATTGGCGCTATCACAACCGGTCTGTTTGGCGCGGCTTATGCGCACGAAAACGGCATTGTGGTTGAAGATCCGGAGACGATCTTCCTGATCTTATCTGAATTGCTGTTCCACCCCCTGATAGCAGGCTTTTTACTTGCAGCTATTCTGGCAGCCATTATGAGTACCATTTCTTCGCAGTTATTGGTGAGCTCAAGCTCCTTGACCGAAGATTTTTATAAAATCTTCCTGCGCAAAGATGCCTCAGACAAAGAGCTTGTTCTGGTTGGCCGTATTAGTGTTGCCTTGGTATCGCTGTGTGCCATTTATCTTGCCTACGACAGAGACAGCACGATTTTGAGTCTGGTAAGTAATGCCTGGGCTGGGTTTGGTGCTGCATTTGGCCCACTGGTATTGCTGAGCTTGTTCTGGAAACGGATGAACTTTGCAGGTGCTTTGTCGGGCATGATAGTGGGTGCTGCAACGGTACTGTTCTGGATTTATGGTCCAGTGACTGTTAACGACCAGCCACTAAGTGCGCTTATCTATGAAATTGTACCTGGATTTATCGCCTCAGCGGTTGCGATTGTGGCGGTAAGCCTGGCAACTTCTGAGCCCAGTGTTGCAATCACCGATAAGTTCGAGGAAATGCAAACCGCACTATAA
- the dapD gene encoding 2,3,4,5-tetrahydropyridine-2,6-dicarboxylate N-succinyltransferase, whose protein sequence is MSDLKTIIEQAWEQRDTITPSDVSPQVKNAIIDALAMLDSGSARVAEKISGEWVVHQWLKKAVLLSFRIRDNQPLHDGVNQFYDKVPLKFSDYTPEQFQQGGMRVVPNAVARQGSFVGKNVVLMPSYVNIGAYVDEGTMVDTWATVGSCAQIGKNVHLSGGVGIGGVLEPLQANPTIIEDNCFIGARSEIVEGVIVEEGAVISMGVYISQSTRIYDRETGEIHYGRVPAGAVVVPGSLPSKDGTHSLYAAIIVKKVDQQTREKVGINALLRSVQD, encoded by the coding sequence ATGTCGGATTTAAAAACCATTATTGAACAAGCCTGGGAACAACGCGATACCATCACGCCAAGTGATGTGTCTCCTCAGGTTAAAAATGCCATTATTGACGCCCTGGCCATGCTGGACTCGGGCTCAGCTCGCGTTGCCGAGAAAATCAGCGGCGAATGGGTTGTACACCAGTGGCTAAAAAAGGCGGTTCTGCTGTCATTTCGTATCCGCGATAATCAGCCTCTGCATGATGGCGTCAACCAGTTCTATGATAAAGTGCCGCTTAAGTTCAGCGACTATACACCTGAGCAATTTCAGCAAGGTGGTATGCGTGTCGTACCTAACGCCGTTGCACGTCAGGGCAGCTTTGTTGGCAAAAACGTGGTTCTGATGCCCTCTTATGTCAATATTGGTGCCTATGTTGACGAAGGCACTATGGTTGATACCTGGGCTACCGTTGGCTCTTGTGCACAGATTGGTAAAAACGTACACCTGTCAGGCGGTGTGGGCATTGGCGGTGTGCTGGAGCCATTGCAAGCCAACCCAACCATCATTGAAGACAACTGCTTTATCGGCGCCCGCTCCGAGATTGTTGAGGGTGTGATTGTTGAAGAAGGTGCTGTCATTTCTATGGGTGTGTATATTTCACAAAGCACCCGTATTTACGACCGCGAAACCGGTGAGATCCACTACGGTCGTGTACCAGCCGGTGCGGTTGTAGTACCAGGCTCTCTACCTAGCAAAGACGGCACACATAGCCTGTATGCCGCCATTATCGTGAAGAAAGTTGACCAACAAACACGAGAGAAAGTGGGTATTAACGCCCTGCTTCGTTCTGTTCAGGATTAA
- a CDS encoding helix-turn-helix transcriptional regulator codes for MSNTFATRLKQLRINLGYSQVGFSEILDIPTASYRKYEKDVREPTLSVVSKFFLHPATKDSALWLLTGEQQTQHLAPQAKTQPPLVFQTDMEQSLINSIASSLEFIAHMKWFTPGTQAGYQDYGHIILRDLKPLLLQDNAAQSEKRRA; via the coding sequence ATGTCAAATACTTTTGCTACAAGATTAAAACAGTTACGTATCAACTTGGGGTATTCTCAGGTTGGCTTTTCAGAAATACTGGATATTCCTACTGCTTCGTACCGAAAGTATGAAAAAGATGTTAGAGAACCTACCCTGTCTGTAGTCAGCAAGTTCTTTTTGCACCCGGCGACCAAAGACAGTGCCCTGTGGTTATTAACCGGTGAGCAACAGACCCAGCACTTAGCACCGCAAGCCAAGACGCAGCCACCTTTGGTATTCCAGACTGACATGGAGCAGAGCCTGATCAACAGTATTGCCAGTTCACTTGAGTTTATTGCGCATATGAAGTGGTTTACACCTGGTACACAAGCCGGTTATCAGGACTATGGGCATATTATCCTGCGTGACCTGAAACCTTTACTTTTGCAAGACAATGCCGCGCAGAGTGAAAAAAGACGAGCCTAG
- a CDS encoding heme-binding protein — translation MSSPKSQLGFDQNQRKIIIGEQQDSELGPLCHLPGSWQNIGNLQGHGWNMIALPFAAGDLDYRLLMNQYDETLTFNLVDKGVPNRGIPDDQSVATLDYTQIINQIAADDFPHSGLAGKPGLAIHHELGLWLHMRDQLTDELDIARLSSIPHGDAVIALGKSAKSHSGFEIPALNGLPIGVAGILIQVPILPLISTSGTTRLKDCLTQLRQMHCYKRRLRLCSEMARYAIRPSSKCVQPRLRGL, via the coding sequence ATGTCGTCACCTAAATCACAGTTGGGATTTGATCAGAACCAACGTAAAATTATTATCGGAGAGCAACAAGACTCAGAGCTGGGCCCGTTATGTCATCTGCCCGGCAGCTGGCAAAATATAGGTAACCTCCAGGGGCACGGCTGGAACATGATCGCCTTGCCTTTTGCAGCGGGAGATCTGGATTATCGTTTGTTGATGAACCAGTATGATGAAACTCTGACTTTCAATCTGGTTGATAAAGGCGTACCAAACAGAGGCATTCCCGATGACCAATCGGTTGCCACCCTCGACTATACTCAAATCATCAACCAGATTGCGGCGGATGATTTTCCTCACTCAGGCCTGGCAGGCAAGCCTGGGCTGGCTATCCACCATGAGCTGGGGTTATGGCTGCATATGCGAGATCAATTGACCGATGAGCTGGATATTGCCCGTTTGTCCAGTATTCCTCACGGCGATGCGGTGATCGCATTGGGTAAGAGTGCAAAATCTCATTCAGGGTTCGAAATACCGGCACTAAACGGATTACCTATTGGTGTAGCGGGGATATTGATACAAGTCCCTATCTTGCCCCTTATAAGCACTTCAGGGACCACCCGTTTGAAGGATTGTTTGACCCAACTCAGGCAAATGCACTGTTACAAAAGGCGATTGCGCCTTTGCTCAGAGATGGCAAGGTACGCAATACGACCAAGCTCGAAGTGCGTACAACCGCGGCTTCGGGGTCTGTAA
- a CDS encoding TonB-dependent receptor plug domain-containing protein codes for MTLPNLPRVAALYGALNTAMVCASSPDTDLERITVSGSQYTLAAEQKVHFLSKEHIEVMPHIADDIFRLMPSLPGVAAGDYSANFFVRGGHSDEVLVLLDGQPLYRPFHMKSFNSAFSIVDTDNVGALEFSSGGFTARYGNKMSGVMAIDSIYDIAEQKNSLGVSFINARVGSQGTFANERGTWMVSARRGYLDLVLEAVEDESNKFEPIYADLFVKASYNLSDRHSLSGHFLYAWDDEILDDTFQEWDGVKEYQVQEKVSGQYSSVYFWTTLNSDWHADLSSQTLLSVAKVEEDRNGGQYDPGKSGLLWMIISFFMPTP; via the coding sequence ATGACTTTACCCAATTTACCTCGAGTAGCCGCTTTATATGGTGCGTTGAACACCGCTATGGTCTGCGCCAGTTCACCGGACACGGATCTGGAGCGTATAACAGTTAGTGGCAGTCAGTACACGCTTGCTGCTGAGCAAAAGGTACACTTTCTGTCGAAAGAACACATAGAAGTCATGCCCCATATTGCCGACGATATTTTTCGTCTCATGCCAAGTTTACCGGGTGTGGCAGCAGGAGATTATTCTGCTAATTTCTTTGTTCGTGGTGGTCACTCGGATGAAGTACTTGTCTTGCTGGATGGGCAGCCGCTTTATCGGCCATTCCATATGAAGAGCTTTAACAGTGCTTTCAGCATAGTAGACACCGATAATGTGGGGGCATTGGAGTTTTCCAGTGGCGGATTTACGGCGCGCTATGGTAACAAAATGAGTGGCGTTATGGCCATTGATAGTATTTATGATATCGCTGAGCAAAAAAACAGTTTGGGGGTCAGCTTTATCAATGCCAGAGTTGGCTCACAAGGCACATTTGCAAACGAACGTGGCACTTGGATGGTGTCGGCTCGACGCGGCTATCTGGACTTGGTGCTTGAAGCGGTTGAAGATGAGTCTAATAAATTCGAACCAATCTATGCCGATCTATTTGTGAAAGCGAGCTACAACCTGTCGGATAGACATTCTCTGTCGGGTCATTTCCTGTATGCCTGGGACGATGAAATACTTGATGATACCTTTCAAGAATGGGATGGGGTCAAAGAGTATCAGGTTCAGGAAAAGGTGAGCGGTCAGTACAGTAGCGTTTATTTTTGGACAACACTGAATTCAGACTGGCACGCAGACTTGAGTAGCCAGACCTTATTGTCAGTGGCCAAAGTAGAGGAAGACCGAAATGGTGGTCAGTATGACCCAGGGAAATCTGGCTTACTCTGGATGATAATAAGTTTTTTTATGCCTACTCCCTGA
- a CDS encoding helix-turn-helix transcriptional regulator, translated as MTTVRRNESVRKAHTIAARKQIQTAIRRLRREMNLTQAELGKKLVTPVDQATISNWECGKSDLSACQLLDIMMIFGQPNFMSLLEQGAQSDLVDEKQSA; from the coding sequence ATGACTACTGTTAGAAGAAATGAATCTGTGCGTAAAGCACACACAATAGCAGCCAGAAAGCAAATTCAAACTGCGATCCGTCGCCTGCGCAGAGAAATGAACTTAACTCAGGCAGAGTTAGGTAAGAAGCTTGTTACACCTGTTGATCAGGCCACTATCTCCAACTGGGAATGCGGTAAATCAGATCTGTCAGCCTGTCAATTACTGGATATTATGATGATTTTTGGCCAGCCAAACTTTATGAGTTTGCTGGAGCAAGGGGCACAAAGCGATTTAGTCGACGAAAAGCAGTCGGCCTAA